AAAGATGACGCAAAAAACAACCATGTTTAAAGGTCAACAAAAGAGGAAAACTGTTCCTCCAAGTCGACATGGAAAAGCCCCCAAAACCCGCAAAGGTTTGATTTTCTATGTAATTTAAGCTTATTAAGTTTCGAAATTTAGGGCTTCATTATGAGTTTTATTGAATTCGCAGGGAAGAGAGTTATTAAGCCTGCTAAAGTCACCAAAGAGATGGATAAAGAGCATGTAAGATTTCTTTTTAAGTTTTTACCAGTTAAATTGAAATAAATTTAGTTAAATCTTTTAATTTTATAGtctattgttgctgttgttgtttgtTATATGCACGTATTTCGTGCATCTATTTTACGATTTCTATAAGAATGAGTGAACCACATTTGTAGCCGTTTAATTGGATATTGATATGAACTAAAAAACAAATTGTGACATTTAGTTGACATTACTAAATCAGTATATTAAATAAGCTTAGCATTGTAACGCTTATCCATGGATTTGTAATAAGTTACAGATCAAAATTAGGATTGTCTGCCTTTGTTCCTTATTAATTGATCATAAATGCATTTCTTTGTCATGTTTACACATTGGAATAAAATATGCAGTTGGTAAATTTGATCAATTGAGTTTACTATACCTCAATATTGCTTATGAAATATGTTTATCAAATGCATTCTTTTTATTGGCATTCTGCTTtctgtatatttatttatttattttattaactcCTTGTAGATTTATGAGCACGATGTTATAAATTCTATTtacattattagttattattaccaCTTCTACTTAAGATAGTTCTTCTAATCACTTTATGTATAAATCCTCACTTAAATGCCCTTACTTTTCTACTTAGTACTAGTGCTTACTTCAAAACTGATATTGCTTTTTATCtacttattaaattattaattttactgATCCATTTAG
This genomic stretch from Rutidosis leptorrhynchoides isolate AG116_Rl617_1_P2 chromosome 11, CSIRO_AGI_Rlap_v1, whole genome shotgun sequence harbors:
- the LOC139877920 gene encoding uncharacterized protein, with the protein product MTQKTTMFKGQQKRKTVPPSRHGKAPKTRKGKRVIKPAKVTKEMDKEHELSKFINYCNEVKAATAANKEGGQLSIVKHQTDSAKE